One segment of Radiobacillus kanasensis DNA contains the following:
- a CDS encoding YjcZ family sporulation protein, producing the protein MSAGIFENDSFILLVVLFVLLVIVGNNYGY; encoded by the coding sequence ATGAGCGCAGGTATCTTTGAAAATGATAGCTTCATTCTACTAGTGGTTTTGTTCGTTCTTCTTGTCATCGTAGGGAATAACTACGGTTACTAA
- a CDS encoding FecCD family ABC transporter permease: protein MIHPSIVRKQRKLLILFLILLIFTIVLSIGLGYSSVSYNRIFPTILGQGTFKETFVLFEIRLPRIIITVLAGIALALSGSILQSITRNDLADPGIIGINAGSGVGIAIFFLYFPVEAGTFIYILPIVAFAGAILTAFLIYAFSYRKKAGLQPVRLVLVGIGFSMALSGLMTLLIASSEREKVDFIAKWLAGSVWGTDWVFVWAVLPWLLILIPYTYYKANHLNVLQFNDPVSIGIGLSIEKERLKLLITSAALAASAVSITGGIAFIGLMAPHLAKTLVGPRNQLFLPIAMLIGGWLLLVADTIGRNVAEPEGVSAGILVSVIGAPYFLYLLIKKA from the coding sequence ATGATTCATCCATCGATTGTTCGAAAACAAAGAAAACTACTCATCTTATTCTTGATTCTTCTCATCTTCACGATTGTGTTGAGTATTGGCCTTGGCTATTCTTCTGTTTCCTATAATAGAATTTTTCCTACTATTCTGGGGCAAGGAACCTTTAAAGAAACCTTTGTCTTGTTTGAAATTAGGCTCCCAAGAATTATCATCACGGTATTAGCGGGTATAGCTTTAGCTTTATCAGGGTCTATCTTGCAAAGTATAACGAGAAATGACTTGGCGGATCCAGGTATTATTGGAATTAATGCAGGATCAGGTGTTGGAATCGCTATTTTCTTTCTCTATTTCCCGGTAGAAGCAGGAACCTTTATCTACATCCTTCCCATCGTTGCTTTCGCAGGAGCTATTTTAACCGCATTTCTCATATATGCCTTTTCTTATCGCAAGAAGGCCGGTCTTCAGCCGGTTCGTCTCGTGTTAGTAGGGATTGGATTTTCCATGGCATTGTCAGGGTTAATGACCTTACTCATTGCTTCCTCAGAAAGAGAGAAGGTTGATTTTATTGCAAAATGGTTAGCCGGCAGTGTGTGGGGGACGGATTGGGTGTTTGTCTGGGCTGTGCTCCCATGGTTGCTTATACTGATTCCTTATACGTACTACAAGGCAAATCATCTCAATGTCCTTCAATTTAATGATCCTGTGTCGATTGGAATTGGTTTATCTATAGAAAAGGAACGATTAAAGCTTCTGATTACGTCTGCTGCATTAGCGGCTTCCGCCGTTTCTATTACAGGAGGAATAGCTTTTATCGGGTTAATGGCTCCACATTTGGCCAAGACATTGGTAGGGCCAAGGAATCAACTGTTTCTCCCGATAGCTATGTTAATAGGGGGCTGGCTTCTTTTAGTAGCTGACACAATTGGAAGAAATGTTGCAGAACCAGAAGGGGTTAGTGCAGGGATTCTCGTTTCTGTTATCGGTGCTCCTTACTTTCTTTATTTATTAATAAAGAAAGCTTAA
- a CDS encoding FecCD family ABC transporter permease: MGKNFILSFSFKLIMALCFLIVAFIMAMVFGAVDVQILDVWEAITSSNPSKEALLIRELRLPREVGAMLVGAALSVSGSIMQGMTRNPLADPGLLGVTAGANAALAITLALLPSVPYFGIMIACFIGAALGTGIVFQIARMKRGGFSPFRIVLAGAAVSAFLHAIAEGVGIYFKISKDVSMWTAGGLIGTSWSQVYGVLCFVLIGIAASLFLARHLTILSLDEEVAVGLGQKIKRIKALLFALIVVLAGVSVALVGNMVFIGLMIPHIARYVVGTDYRYIIPMSALIGASFMLVADTLGRTLQAPFETPVAAIISIIGLPFFLLIVQKGGRAFS; this comes from the coding sequence ATGGGGAAAAACTTTATACTTTCATTTTCATTTAAGCTTATAATGGCACTCTGTTTTTTAATCGTTGCTTTTATTATGGCGATGGTTTTTGGAGCGGTTGATGTTCAAATATTAGATGTATGGGAGGCCATAACTTCAAGTAACCCAAGTAAGGAAGCACTTCTTATTCGAGAACTTCGACTTCCTCGAGAAGTTGGAGCGATGTTAGTAGGTGCTGCACTCTCAGTATCTGGATCGATTATGCAAGGGATGACTAGAAATCCATTAGCAGATCCAGGGTTATTAGGTGTTACTGCTGGTGCTAATGCTGCACTTGCCATTACCCTCGCTCTTTTGCCTTCTGTCCCTTATTTCGGCATCATGATTGCTTGTTTTATAGGAGCTGCACTCGGTACAGGGATTGTCTTTCAAATTGCTAGGATGAAGAGGGGAGGCTTTTCTCCTTTTCGCATTGTATTAGCTGGAGCAGCAGTATCCGCATTTCTTCATGCTATTGCGGAGGGAGTCGGAATTTACTTTAAAATTTCTAAAGACGTATCTATGTGGACCGCAGGAGGCTTAATTGGAACAAGCTGGAGCCAAGTCTATGGGGTACTCTGCTTTGTTCTCATAGGAATTGCCGCTTCTCTTTTTCTTGCTAGGCATTTAACTATTTTAAGTTTGGATGAAGAAGTCGCTGTGGGACTTGGACAGAAAATAAAAAGAATTAAAGCATTATTGTTTGCACTTATTGTCGTGTTAGCTGGGGTTTCTGTTGCCCTAGTTGGAAATATGGTATTTATCGGATTGATGATTCCACACATTGCTCGTTATGTGGTTGGGACTGATTATCGTTATATTATTCCAATGTCTGCACTTATTGGGGCATCCTTCATGTTAGTGGCGGATACATTAGGTCGAACTCTTCAAGCCCCATTTGAGACTCCTGTCGCTGCCATCATTTCCATCATAGGGTTGCCGTTCTTTCTGTTGATTGTTCAGAAAGGGGGTAGAGCTTTTTCATGA
- a CDS encoding thermonuclease family protein produces MIKKLLFLTACVWLSACSFPLEKGEQTNPEKQQVEHWESSPSKELESAIVTRIVDGDTLVVQYQGEEDRVRLLLVDTPETKHPDLEPQPFGDEASSFAQRTLEGKTVQIEFDGPLRDQYDRLLAYIWIDGQLFNEMLLREGFARYAYEYDPPYSYSERLHQAEQDAKNQEKAIWSVPGYVSDDGFKRVESNPTRKSESDKDCTDFQSQKEAQQFYEDAGGPTTDFHQLDGNDQDGFVCENLP; encoded by the coding sequence TTGATCAAAAAATTACTGTTCCTAACAGCATGTGTATGGTTATCGGCTTGTTCATTCCCCTTAGAAAAGGGAGAGCAAACGAATCCAGAAAAACAACAAGTAGAACACTGGGAAAGCTCACCATCAAAAGAACTCGAATCCGCTATTGTTACTCGCATAGTAGATGGAGATACGCTTGTTGTTCAATACCAGGGCGAGGAAGATCGAGTTCGTTTATTACTAGTGGATACTCCTGAAACAAAACACCCAGATCTTGAGCCACAGCCATTCGGTGATGAAGCGAGTAGCTTTGCTCAAAGGACGTTAGAAGGGAAAACGGTACAAATAGAATTTGATGGCCCACTACGCGATCAGTATGATCGATTACTCGCATACATCTGGATAGATGGCCAATTATTCAATGAAATGTTATTACGTGAAGGATTTGCGCGTTATGCGTATGAATATGATCCACCGTACTCCTATTCCGAAAGGTTACACCAAGCTGAGCAGGATGCAAAAAATCAGGAAAAAGCAATTTGGAGTGTACCCGGCTATGTATCTGACGATGGATTTAAACGAGTTGAATCAAACCCTACTAGGAAGTCCGAATCTGATAAAGATTGTACAGATTTTCAAAGTCAAAAAGAAGCTCAACAATTTTATGAAGATGCCGGCGGCCCAACCACCGACTTCCATCAATTAGATGGGAACGACCAAGATGGATTCGTCTGTGAGAATTTACCATAA
- a CDS encoding ester cyclase, whose protein sequence is MIQSDQKLVAEKWFQEYFTKGNVDILDEVTDPAFVYHTRNGASDKQKMKEFMGWFRSVFHDDEWQLDDMIEEGEKLVVRYTGWMTYKGGWFNIPSTDQRVKETGNMIFYFENGKVKELWCENSDAAILFELGALVQNTHKVY, encoded by the coding sequence ATGATTCAATCTGATCAAAAGCTTGTAGCCGAGAAATGGTTTCAGGAGTATTTCACCAAAGGGAATGTAGATATTCTAGATGAGGTGACGGATCCAGCTTTTGTTTATCACACTAGAAATGGTGCTAGTGATAAACAAAAAATGAAGGAATTTATGGGATGGTTTCGGTCTGTTTTTCATGATGATGAGTGGCAGCTTGATGACATGATTGAAGAAGGGGAAAAATTAGTGGTTCGTTATACCGGATGGATGACCTATAAAGGTGGCTGGTTTAATATACCGTCCACCGATCAACGAGTAAAAGAAACAGGCAATATGATTTTCTATTTTGAGAATGGAAAAGTGAAAGAGCTTTGGTGTGAAAATAGTGACGCAGCTATCCTCTTTGAACTAGGAGCACTGGTACAAAACACCCACAAAGTGTATTAA
- a CDS encoding lactonase family protein codes for MEKRMKGYLGTYTKRNSEGIYSFELDMHSGTIEKVALAAKLERPTYVTLSEDKSLLLSVMKQDGRGGVSVFGLPDKGDNLEIIAETTHSDISSCHISIARGNDYVVVSNYHEGSVELYKYDKEANSIKFVTSVFHEGSGPNKDRQEGPHVHFADFTPDQRYVVVVDLGVDEILTYEIKNDTFVKAATLQVAPGSGPRHLVFHPNGTIAYVMTELSSEVLTLQFDAKTGSFEKIQQISTIPNDFVDNNQGSAIRISKDGKFVYAANRGHNSIAVFQVSEDNGLLSFVEWISTEGDWPRDFNLDPTDQYVVVANQETDSIVLYQRNQATGKLTLKQGPIEVLEPICVMF; via the coding sequence ATGGAAAAGCGAATGAAAGGCTACCTAGGTACATACACAAAACGAAACAGTGAAGGAATTTATTCCTTTGAATTAGATATGCATTCAGGAACGATTGAAAAAGTAGCATTGGCTGCCAAACTGGAAAGACCTACATATGTGACCTTAAGTGAGGATAAGTCACTCCTCTTATCCGTTATGAAACAAGATGGACGTGGAGGGGTTTCAGTGTTCGGATTACCGGATAAAGGAGACAACTTAGAAATTATCGCTGAAACCACTCATTCTGATATTTCTAGTTGTCATATAAGTATTGCTCGTGGGAATGATTACGTGGTCGTATCGAACTATCATGAAGGCTCCGTTGAGTTGTATAAGTATGATAAGGAAGCTAATAGTATCAAGTTTGTTACTTCCGTATTTCACGAAGGATCTGGGCCAAACAAAGACCGTCAAGAAGGTCCACATGTCCACTTTGCCGACTTTACTCCGGATCAGCGTTATGTAGTTGTTGTGGATCTAGGAGTTGATGAGATTCTTACATATGAAATCAAGAACGATACATTTGTGAAAGCAGCGACGTTACAGGTTGCACCTGGAAGTGGACCACGTCATCTCGTTTTCCATCCAAATGGAACCATTGCTTATGTCATGACCGAGCTTAGTTCAGAAGTGTTAACATTACAATTTGATGCGAAAACAGGTTCCTTCGAAAAAATTCAGCAAATCTCAACGATACCAAATGATTTTGTTGACAATAACCAAGGGAGTGCTATTCGCATTTCGAAAGACGGAAAGTTCGTTTATGCAGCTAATCGGGGGCATAACAGCATTGCTGTCTTCCAAGTTTCGGAAGACAATGGACTTTTATCGTTTGTTGAGTGGATTTCTACCGAAGGGGATTGGCCACGAGACTTTAACTTGGATCCGACCGATCAGTACGTAGTTGTTGCTAATCAAGAAACGGATTCCATCGTCTTGTACCAACGAAATCAAGCTACGGGAAAACTAACCTTAAAACAAGGTCCTATAGAGGTTCTAGAACCTATTTGCGTGATGTTCTAA
- a CDS encoding aspartyl-phosphate phosphatase Spo0E family protein, with the protein MSNQKLSDTLTYPLPSWTAMICLEDGQQLERVIENLRKKMYEYVSQGASQNEVLKISQQLDEKLNKLDELKRKGKA; encoded by the coding sequence ATGAGCAATCAGAAACTATCGGACACCTTGACCTATCCTCTCCCCTCATGGACTGCCATGATCTGCTTGGAGGATGGACAGCAGTTAGAACGGGTCATCGAAAACTTGAGAAAAAAGATGTACGAGTATGTATCTCAAGGAGCTAGTCAAAATGAAGTACTTAAAATATCTCAACAGTTAGATGAAAAATTAAATAAGCTTGATGAGTTGAAAAGAAAAGGGAAAGCCTAG
- a CDS encoding YjcZ family sporulation protein: MSGGFFGNNNSFILLVVLFVLLVIVGNNYPTGGDYYS; the protein is encoded by the coding sequence ATGAGTGGAGGATTTTTTGGAAATAACAATAGCTTTATCCTGTTAGTTGTTTTATTTGTATTACTAGTAATCGTTGGAAACAATTATCCAACTGGTGGAGATTATTACAGCTAA
- a CDS encoding iron-hydroxamate ABC transporter substrate-binding protein, with protein sequence MKKIYIPLFLMLLLLISACGNSEEASSSTNNQDQEPETITYDSENGPIEVPTNPQRVVVLSSFAGNVMALDVPLVGVDSWSKMNPRYEELKDVEEVTDENIEKILELNPDLIIGLSTIKNVEKLQEIAPTVTYTYGKLDYLEQHIEIGKLLNKEEEAKAWVEDFKQRAQVLGEDIKQKIGEDATVSVIENDDKNLYVFGDNWGRGTEILYQEMGLKMPEKVKEMALEPGYYTLSSEALPEFAGDYMIFSKVSDGYTSFQETETYQNIPAVQKGQVFEVDAKWFYFNDPLTLEDQLTYFVDVFLSK encoded by the coding sequence ATGAAGAAAATATATATTCCTTTGTTCCTCATGCTACTACTCCTCATTAGTGCGTGTGGAAATAGTGAAGAAGCAAGTAGTTCAACAAACAATCAAGATCAGGAGCCTGAAACAATTACATATGATTCAGAAAATGGCCCGATAGAAGTGCCAACTAATCCACAACGAGTAGTTGTTTTATCTTCGTTTGCAGGAAATGTTATGGCTTTAGATGTTCCTCTCGTCGGTGTGGATTCATGGTCTAAAATGAACCCGCGCTACGAGGAATTAAAAGATGTTGAAGAGGTTACGGATGAAAATATAGAAAAGATTCTGGAACTAAACCCAGATTTAATTATCGGATTGTCGACGATTAAAAATGTAGAAAAACTTCAAGAAATTGCCCCTACTGTTACATACACCTATGGAAAATTAGACTATCTAGAACAACACATAGAAATTGGCAAGCTCCTCAATAAAGAAGAAGAAGCTAAGGCATGGGTGGAGGACTTCAAGCAACGTGCTCAAGTTTTAGGAGAAGATATTAAACAGAAAATTGGCGAAGATGCAACAGTTTCTGTAATAGAGAACGATGATAAGAACTTATACGTGTTCGGGGATAACTGGGGAAGAGGTACCGAGATTTTGTATCAAGAGATGGGACTGAAAATGCCGGAAAAAGTGAAAGAAATGGCGTTAGAACCAGGATATTATACGCTGTCCTCAGAAGCCCTACCAGAGTTTGCTGGAGACTATATGATATTCAGTAAGGTTTCTGATGGATATACTTCGTTCCAGGAGACAGAGACGTATCAAAACATACCAGCTGTTCAAAAGGGTCAAGTATTTGAAGTAGATGCAAAGTGGTTTTATTTTAATGATCCATTAACGCTGGAGGATCAATTGACCTACTTTGTAGATGTGTTTCTAAGCAAGTAA
- a CDS encoding YjcZ family sporulation protein, giving the protein MRRIPEYGYRGYMPYGYWPMGSGYGMNGYQGYGEIGVTGVNRSFIIILVLFVLLVIVGAVTYPGGNLE; this is encoded by the coding sequence ATGAGAAGAATTCCAGAGTACGGCTATAGGGGATATATGCCTTATGGTTACTGGCCAATGGGAAGTGGATATGGAATGAATGGTTACCAGGGTTATGGCGAAATCGGTGTGACTGGCGTAAATCGCTCTTTTATTATCATTTTGGTTTTATTTGTGTTACTAGTTATCGTCGGTGCTGTCACCTATCCAGGAGGAAATCTTGAATAA
- a CDS encoding ABC transporter ATP-binding protein, whose translation MSRLHTDQLRVGYGDRSIVKDLTVHIPEHKITTIIGPNGCGKSTLLKAITRIIPYQAGSVVLDGNSIAKENTKSLAKKMAILPQSPEGSNGLTVGELVSYGRFPYQNGFGRLTKQDVEAIEWALHVTGTEAFKYSSVDSLSGGQRQRAWIAMALAQETEMIFLDEPTTYLDMAHQLEVLELLDRLNKTQGRSIVMVLHDLNQAARFADYIVAMKDGQIQKAGSAEEVMKPDVLREVFQIDAVIGRDPKTEKPMCLTYHLIKGEKNDEENIYSFVPHATTPH comes from the coding sequence ATGAGTCGACTACATACGGATCAGTTGCGGGTAGGATACGGAGATCGTTCGATTGTGAAAGACTTGACCGTACATATCCCTGAACATAAAATCACCACCATTATTGGACCGAACGGATGTGGGAAATCAACATTACTCAAAGCAATAACAAGGATTATCCCTTATCAGGCTGGGTCTGTTGTTTTAGATGGAAATAGCATTGCGAAGGAGAATACGAAATCACTTGCGAAAAAGATGGCCATCTTGCCACAGTCGCCAGAAGGCTCTAATGGTCTGACGGTTGGAGAGCTTGTTTCGTATGGACGATTTCCGTACCAAAACGGATTTGGACGTCTGACTAAACAAGATGTGGAGGCAATTGAATGGGCATTACACGTTACCGGGACGGAAGCCTTTAAATACTCATCCGTGGATTCATTGTCGGGTGGACAAAGACAAAGAGCTTGGATTGCAATGGCTCTTGCACAAGAAACGGAGATGATCTTTTTAGACGAACCAACGACATACCTAGATATGGCACATCAATTAGAGGTATTGGAGTTATTAGATCGATTGAACAAAACGCAAGGAAGGTCCATTGTTATGGTTCTACATGATCTAAATCAAGCGGCTCGTTTTGCTGACTACATCGTTGCTATGAAGGATGGCCAGATTCAAAAAGCCGGATCTGCTGAAGAAGTAATGAAGCCTGATGTTCTGCGCGAAGTATTTCAAATAGATGCTGTCATTGGTCGAGATCCAAAAACAGAAAAGCCGATGTGCTTAACCTATCATTTAATAAAAGGAGAGAAAAACGATGAAGAAAATATATATTCCTTTGTTCCTCATGCTACTACTCCTCATTAG
- a CDS encoding RNA polymerase sigma factor, giving the protein MLQMEADRTILQFEDLYKTYYQKVLRVSCMIVKNPYLAEDVAQETFIKAFKKMDMIRDMDKISGWLSTIASRTAIDFLRKEKKISAVPLEEVVCMKLYQSHLFGNVENELDRLFTEEEIKEELKAMSPKLQDVFHLKYMKELKDEEIAKRLKLSKAAVKSRLCRARKHLKGNLQENEQLEAVSVS; this is encoded by the coding sequence ATGTTGCAAATGGAAGCAGACCGTACAATACTACAATTTGAAGATTTATATAAAACGTATTATCAAAAAGTGTTACGTGTTTCATGTATGATCGTAAAAAATCCCTACCTAGCTGAAGATGTAGCTCAGGAAACTTTCATAAAAGCCTTTAAAAAAATGGATATGATTCGAGATATGGATAAAATTTCGGGTTGGTTATCAACCATTGCTTCCAGAACGGCAATTGATTTTTTACGTAAAGAGAAAAAAATCAGTGCTGTACCACTTGAAGAGGTGGTCTGTATGAAACTATACCAAAGTCATTTGTTCGGTAATGTGGAAAATGAATTGGACAGGCTGTTTACCGAAGAAGAGATTAAGGAAGAATTGAAAGCAATGAGTCCGAAGCTGCAGGATGTCTTTCATTTGAAGTATATGAAAGAATTGAAGGACGAAGAAATTGCGAAACGATTAAAGCTATCTAAAGCTGCGGTTAAATCGCGATTATGCCGAGCGAGAAAGCATTTAAAGGGAAACTTACAAGAAAATGAACAATTGGAAGCTGTTAGTGTTTCATAA
- a CDS encoding YjcZ family sporulation protein, with amino-acid sequence MGHYVGGGFNNGFILLVVIFVLLVIVGNNYPMGGDY; translated from the coding sequence ATGGGACACTATGTAGGTGGTGGATTTAACAATGGTTTCATCTTACTTGTCGTTATCTTCGTTCTATTGGTGATCGTTGGAAACAACTATCCAATGGGAGGAGATTACTAA
- a CDS encoding DinB family protein codes for MTVLEKYAKLIPFLEELKDWKNEDFFKPLSEGKWSVAAIVSHFMYWDRYVLGERLALMVQGKELPKSNISETAYNKEAEQYAHSGITKKQLIEEVIETRESLLAQLEGKDLTVTFTVGSSEMTVSEYFEDMVGHDEHHVSQIKSIIAK; via the coding sequence TTGACTGTATTAGAAAAGTATGCAAAGTTAATTCCATTCTTAGAAGAACTAAAGGACTGGAAGAATGAGGACTTCTTTAAGCCTTTATCGGAAGGGAAATGGTCGGTAGCAGCAATTGTGTCCCATTTTATGTACTGGGATCGGTATGTGTTAGGGGAGCGACTGGCTCTTATGGTACAGGGAAAGGAATTACCGAAAAGTAACATAAGCGAAACTGCCTATAACAAAGAAGCAGAACAATATGCTCATTCAGGTATTACCAAGAAACAACTGATTGAGGAAGTGATCGAAACACGGGAGTCCCTACTTGCACAGTTGGAAGGAAAAGACCTTACTGTTACCTTTACAGTAGGCTCTTCAGAAATGACCGTGTCGGAATACTTTGAAGACATGGTAGGTCACGATGAACATCATGTAAGTCAAATAAAATCTATAATCGCGAAGTAA
- a CDS encoding ATP-dependent DNA helicase translates to MSSDLPFSISKTENFFDKLGDFVGDVFYDILPEQGFELRDEQIYMAFQLEKAFKQKNIMFAEAGVGTGKTLVYLLYAICYARYKRKPAIISCADETLIEQLVKKGGDIEKLEKALGITVDVRLAKAREQYVCIRKLDQLVNQTNDEDILNVHDQIPDFVFDQGTSMNSFERYGDRKEYPWVSDSKWEAIAWDPLQQCSTCEWRHRSGQTINREFYRHATDIIICSHDFYMEHIWTKESRKREGQLPLLPEASSVIFDEGHLLEFSAQKGLTYRFHAGTLQKVLTTYMSQDVREESLYLVEEILALHDDWFDWLSKEAVSVEGSDRREVPRSDAMLSFVENLDDKVQQLLEQLVFDSELFTIDSYHIKIIEEYLEFFSYGLSILKKEEQGIFWLEENESDATFVIMPRLVEDILRKEVFSQSVPFIFSSATLAQAGSFDFIANSLGIEKFDDFQVNSPFDYEEKMKILGHSFEVEKNKWEELGRSLRDTNGSTLALFSTEEEMKRFRLWAEDLEWPFPIVYEGDEEISSIVRKFQDDIPTVLCSYHLWEGLDIPGESLKQVLLASLPFPPHDPVFQAKRKHALDPLTEVDHPYMFLRLRQGVGRLIRSQKDAGVVQLWVTEEQKENLQQKLGEVLPVEVKWS, encoded by the coding sequence ATGTCTAGTGACCTTCCATTTTCCATCTCCAAAACGGAGAATTTTTTTGATAAGTTAGGCGATTTTGTTGGGGATGTGTTTTATGACATTCTACCGGAACAAGGGTTTGAACTCCGTGACGAACAAATTTATATGGCCTTCCAATTAGAAAAGGCTTTTAAGCAGAAAAATATTATGTTTGCTGAAGCTGGAGTAGGAACGGGTAAAACACTCGTTTATCTTCTTTACGCGATCTGCTATGCACGATACAAGCGAAAACCTGCCATTATTTCGTGTGCAGATGAAACCTTGATCGAACAGCTTGTAAAAAAGGGCGGAGATATTGAAAAACTAGAAAAAGCACTAGGGATAACGGTTGATGTTCGTTTAGCTAAAGCGAGAGAACAATATGTATGCATTAGAAAACTGGACCAACTAGTAAATCAGACAAATGATGAAGATATTCTCAACGTTCATGATCAAATCCCAGATTTCGTATTCGATCAAGGGACATCGATGAATTCTTTTGAACGGTACGGGGATCGGAAGGAATATCCTTGGGTTTCAGATAGCAAATGGGAAGCTATTGCATGGGATCCACTCCAACAATGTTCCACTTGTGAGTGGCGTCACCGAAGCGGTCAGACAATAAATCGGGAGTTTTATCGTCATGCTACAGATATCATCATTTGTTCTCATGATTTTTATATGGAACATATTTGGACTAAGGAGTCGCGAAAACGTGAAGGGCAATTGCCTCTCTTACCAGAAGCAAGTAGTGTCATTTTCGATGAAGGGCATTTATTGGAGTTTTCTGCCCAAAAGGGACTAACATATAGATTCCATGCAGGCACCCTTCAAAAGGTATTAACGACATATATGAGCCAAGATGTTAGAGAAGAATCTCTTTACTTGGTAGAAGAAATTCTGGCTCTTCATGATGATTGGTTTGATTGGCTTAGTAAAGAAGCAGTCTCCGTCGAAGGTTCGGATCGTCGAGAGGTTCCTAGAAGTGACGCGATGCTTTCTTTTGTTGAAAATCTTGATGACAAAGTCCAACAATTATTAGAGCAGCTCGTCTTCGATTCTGAGTTATTTACCATTGATTCCTATCACATCAAAATCATTGAAGAGTATTTAGAGTTTTTCTCTTATGGGTTATCTATATTGAAAAAAGAAGAGCAAGGGATATTTTGGTTGGAAGAAAATGAATCTGATGCAACGTTCGTTATTATGCCCCGCCTTGTGGAAGACATTCTGAGAAAAGAAGTGTTTTCTCAAAGTGTACCATTTATCTTTTCTTCTGCCACATTAGCGCAAGCAGGAAGCTTTGATTTTATAGCAAATAGTTTGGGGATTGAAAAGTTCGATGACTTTCAAGTTAACTCTCCTTTTGATTATGAGGAGAAAATGAAGATCTTGGGTCATAGCTTCGAGGTTGAAAAAAACAAGTGGGAAGAGTTAGGACGAAGTTTGCGAGATACAAATGGTAGTACGCTTGCATTGTTTTCAACTGAGGAGGAAATGAAGCGGTTTAGATTATGGGCTGAAGACTTAGAATGGCCATTCCCGATTGTCTATGAAGGGGATGAAGAAATTAGTAGTATCGTTCGGAAATTTCAGGATGATATTCCTACCGTGCTTTGTTCGTATCATCTATGGGAAGGGTTAGATATTCCGGGAGAGTCACTAAAGCAAGTTTTGCTAGCTTCACTTCCTTTTCCACCGCATGATCCTGTCTTCCAGGCAAAACGAAAACATGCACTAGATCCATTAACTGAGGTGGATCATCCCTATATGTTTTTACGTCTAAGACAAGGAGTGGGTAGGCTAATTCGTAGCCAGAAGGATGCTGGTGTTGTTCAGCTTTGGGTAACAGAAGAACAAAAGGAAAACCTGCAACAAAAATTGGGCGAGGTTCTTCCTGTAGAAGTGAAATGGTCGTAA